TGCGCAGCAGCTTGCAGGAATCACCGCAGGATGGGCTCGCCGATCTGGACAACGCCGTCAAATTGTCGCCCAAGAACGCCAAAACGTTGCGCACGCGCGGCGCTATGAAAGTGGCGCTCAAGGACACCGAGGGCGCGGTTGCGGACTTCAACGCTGCTTTGGAGCTCGAGCCCGAGGACGCTTCAACCTATGAGGCCAAGGGGCTCACGCTGGCCACCGAGGAAAAGTGGGACGAGGCGCGCGAAGCGCTCGATCACGCCTTGAAACTCTCGCCCGGCTCGGCCGAAATCCTGCTGCAGCGCGGACGGATTAACGTGATGTCAGGCAAGAACGAAGCCGGCCTGGCGGACTTCAGCGAAATCCTCCGCACTGATCCCGACAATGTCCCCGCCCTGCTGCTGCGGGCCGAGGCCGCCATCCCCGATCATCTGGACGAGGCTCTGGAAGACCTCAACCGGGCGCTCGATCTGCGGCCCGGCCTGGTGCCGGCACTTCGTCAGCGGGCATCGCTCTTGGCCCACGCCAAGAAATTCACAGCGGCCGTGAGTGACCTTGAACTTGCCCGCAAGCTCGAGCCCGACGATCAGGCGTCGTCGCTGCAACTCGCTGCGGTACACGTCGTCGAAGGCAAAACCGATGATGCCCTGCGCATCTACGATGAAATCATTGAAGCCGATCCGAAGAATTGGATGGCCTACCGCGGCCGCGGCGATCTGTATCTCACCACCGGCAAGCATCGCGAAGCGATCGCCGACCTGGAAAAAGCGCTCGGCTTGAACGCTGACGACAGTGGCATCCTTAACAATCTCGCCTGGGTCCTGGCCACCAGTCCGGAAGAATCGCTGCGCGACGGCAAGCGCGCGATCGAACTGGCGAAGCGTGCCTGCGACGTCACCGAGTACAAGCAGCCGCACATTCTCAGCACGCTGGCCGCCGGCTACGCCGAGCTGGGAGATTTCACCACGGCGGTCGAATGGTCGAAGAAGGCCCTGGAACTCGGCGACGAGACGCAAAAATCGGAATTGGCCAAGGAATTGGAAAGCTACCAGGCATCCAAACCGTGGCGCGAGCTGCAGACGGCCGCCACTGACCAGTCGAATCCGGCCGATGGCACGCGACGCTAAAGACGGATCACGCGCGGCAGTAGTTCCAACCGCGTCCGCGCCTGTCCTTTGGCCATTGCCGGATACGCCGTAACCGCAATCCCCAATCGTGAATCGCGACGACGCCTACGCGCTGGTCTGTCAGTACACGGCCAGCGACAGCCTGCGCAAGCACATGCTGGCCGTCGAAGCCGCGATGCGGGCCTATGCTCGACGCTTTGGCGAAGACGAGGAAACGTGGGGCATCGTCGGGCTGTTGCACGACTTCGATTACGAGCGCTGGCCCAATGCCCCTGATCATCCGCTGGAAGGGGCCAAGATCCTGGCCGGCCTGGGCTATCCGGAGCACGTGATCTATGCAATTAAGTCGCATGCCGACTATCTGACAGACTGTCCGCGCCAGTCACGACTTGATAAGGCGCTTTACGCTTGTGACGAGCTGGCTGGCTTTGTCGTGGCGGTGGCCATGGTCCGGCCCGAACGCCTGGCCGGCATGCAGGCCTCGAGCGTGCGCAAGAAGTTGAAAGCAAAGGGTTTTGCGGCGGCCGTCAATCGCGACGATATCCACCGCGGCGCCGCGGACCTGGGGGTAGATCTCGACGAGCATATGGAATTTGTGATTGGAGCGTTGCAAGGCATTGCCGGAGAGCTTGGCCTGGCCAGTCCCGCTGGCGTATAGTTCACGGCCGGCGAAGCCATATCCAGGCGGGGCATACGCCGACACATGATTATCGGCCTCACTTCCGTGGCCGTGCTCTTCTCGCTCAGGGCACGGGTGCCGGATCGTCGAACGTCGAACCGTAAGACGAAATGAACCGTGGGAATGGTCTCCCGCGGTTTAACCCATCCACGCGATCTCAAGAATCTTTAGCGAGAACTTCCATGACGGATAGCCCCGATCCCGGCCTGTATGGGCTGACGACTCCTGCGCTTGTACTCAACGCCTCGCCGGCGCGTTTATATGAAGAGGCGATCCTGCACGATCGCGGCATTTTGGCGGCCTCCGGCGCGCTGATGACCCACTCGGGCTCGAAGACCGGCCGCAGTCCCAAGGACAAGCGCCTGGTCGAGCATCCCGACAGCGCGCAGAACGTCTGGTGGGGCGACATCAACATCCCGCTCGACGAGCACACGTTCCTCACCAACCTGCAACGCGCCGTCGACTATCTGGAAACGCGCCCCAAGATTTACGTCGTCGACGGCTTTGCCGGCTGGGATCCGCAACATCGTTTGAAGGTGCGCGTGATCTGTGCCCGGCCATATCACGCGCTGTTCATGCGCAACATGCTCATCCGCCCTACGCCGGAAGAACTGGCCGCGTTCGGCAAGCCCGATTACACGATCATCAACGCGGGCGAGTTTCCGGCGAATTTGCTCACCAAGCGAATGACCTCGCGCACCAGCGTCGACCTCAGCTTCGAGCGCGGCGAGGTCGTGATCCTTGGCACCGAATACGCCGGCGAGATGAAGAAGTGCGTCTTCACGATCATGAATTACCTGATGCCGCTGCGCGGCGTGTTTCCCATGCACTGCTCGGCCAACGAAGGAGCCGACGGCGACGTCACGCTCTTCTTCGGCCTGTCGGGTACGGGCAAAACGACTCTTTCGGCCGATCCGCGCCGCCGGCTCATCGGCGATGACGAGCACTGCTGGACCGATCGAGGCGTGTTCAACATCGAAGGGGGTTGCTACGCCAAGTGCATCGGACTGTCGGCCGCGGCCGAGCCGCAAATTTACGATGCCATCCGCTACGGATCGCTGTTGGAAAACGTCGTTTACGACGAACAAACCCGCGAGCCCGACTATAAAGACGATTCACTCACCGAGAACACACGCGCCTGCTATCCGATCGAATTCATTCCGAATGCGAAGATTCCGTGCGTGGGCGGACAACCGTCAAACGTGATCTTTCTGGCGTGCGATGCGTATGGCGTCTTGCCGCCGGTGAGCAAGCTCTCGACGGCGCAGGCGCGATACCATTTCCTCAGCGGTTACACGGCCAAAGTCGCCGGCACCGAAGTCGGCGTGAACGATCCGACCGTCACGTTTTCGGCCTGCTTCGGCGCGGCGTTCATGGTCTGGCATCCCACGAAATACGCCCGGCTGCTGGCCGAACGCCTGCAGGCTCACGACGCCCAGGCCTGGCTTGTGAACACGGGCTGGTCGGGCGGAGCCTTCGGTACTGGCTCGCGCATCAAGCTGGCGCACACCCGCGCTATCATCGACGCCATCCACTCGGGCGAATTGGCCAAGGCCGAGACGACTATCGAGCCGCAGTTCGGTCTCGAGATTCCGCGCCACTGTCCGGGCGTGCCCGATGCGATTCTGCAACCGAAGAACACCTGGAAATCGGCCGAGGATTATCAGCGCACGGCAAACAAATTGATTGCGCAGTTCCAGGCGAACTTCGCCAAGTACGCCGAATTCGCCGACGAAGAAGTGCGTAACGCCGGTCCGCGCGCCAGCCAGACGATCGCGGCTTCGTAGTCCAATTTCCGCTGCGCAAATCCAAAAAGTTTGGCCACAGAGTTCACAGAGGCCACTGAGAAAAGACGCGAAGAGCGCACGTCCGGCACCTGACTCTTCCTCACATACTCGGTGTTCTCTGAGACCTCTGTGGCAACGTATTCCTTTGGAATTGCTTTCTAATGCGCGCAAAAAAACAACCGAAAAGCGACTGTCGCCATCAGTCGCTCCTCGGTTGCAAACTCCGCCTGTCGTGCGATGCGTGACCCGCTGGACCAAAGCACTATAGGGCCGCGTGATCGGTTTCGCCGGTGCGGATACGCACCACTTCGCTCAGGTCGCTCACGAAAATCTTGCCGTCGCCAACCTGGCCAGTGCGGGCTTTGCTGACAATGGCGTCGACAACGGTATGAGCGTCCGCACTGGAAACGACGATCTCGATCTTCACCTTGGGGATGAAGTCGACGGCGTATTCCGCCCCGCGGTAGGTTTCCGTATGGCCCTTTTGCCGACCGAACCCGCGGACTTCCGAGACCGTCATGCCATGGACGCCTTTTTCCGTCAGCGCGTTCTTCACGTCTTCCAACTTGAAATGGCGAATAATGGCTTCGATCTTTTTCATGGCATCACTCTCTTTCATCTTTCGGATAGTTTATCGCCGTGAGGCCGCCTCACCCG
The sequence above is drawn from the Pirellulales bacterium genome and encodes:
- a CDS encoding tetratricopeptide repeat protein — protein: MRSLFPAAGLLALLILAATGAAQDAKEDGQEDLDRAIEAKLSAHSIRELNSVISLSESALDKGLSEKNQAFARQLLAAALVERGSAICEMIFGRGAPPPQWPQMRQIGLADLERALQYDPALADAHLLVARLQTLPGGDRKRAMTAINELVKLTADEPEKQSEALVLRSSLQESPQDGLADLDNAVKLSPKNAKTLRTRGAMKVALKDTEGAVADFNAALELEPEDASTYEAKGLTLATEEKWDEAREALDHALKLSPGSAEILLQRGRINVMSGKNEAGLADFSEILRTDPDNVPALLLRAEAAIPDHLDEALEDLNRALDLRPGLVPALRQRASLLAHAKKFTAAVSDLELARKLEPDDQASSLQLAAVHVVEGKTDDALRIYDEIIEADPKNWMAYRGRGDLYLTTGKHREAIADLEKALGLNADDSGILNNLAWVLATSPEESLRDGKRAIELAKRACDVTEYKQPHILSTLAAGYAELGDFTTAVEWSKKALELGDETQKSELAKELESYQASKPWRELQTAATDQSNPADGTRR
- a CDS encoding HD domain-containing protein, which encodes MNRDDAYALVCQYTASDSLRKHMLAVEAAMRAYARRFGEDEETWGIVGLLHDFDYERWPNAPDHPLEGAKILAGLGYPEHVIYAIKSHADYLTDCPRQSRLDKALYACDELAGFVVAVAMVRPERLAGMQASSVRKKLKAKGFAAAVNRDDIHRGAADLGVDLDEHMEFVIGALQGIAGELGLASPAGV
- a CDS encoding P-II family nitrogen regulator, coding for MKKIEAIIRHFKLEDVKNALTEKGVHGMTVSEVRGFGRQKGHTETYRGAEYAVDFIPKVKIEIVVSSADAHTVVDAIVSKARTGQVGDGKIFVSDLSEVVRIRTGETDHAAL
- the pckA gene encoding phosphoenolpyruvate carboxykinase (ATP), giving the protein MTDSPDPGLYGLTTPALVLNASPARLYEEAILHDRGILAASGALMTHSGSKTGRSPKDKRLVEHPDSAQNVWWGDINIPLDEHTFLTNLQRAVDYLETRPKIYVVDGFAGWDPQHRLKVRVICARPYHALFMRNMLIRPTPEELAAFGKPDYTIINAGEFPANLLTKRMTSRTSVDLSFERGEVVILGTEYAGEMKKCVFTIMNYLMPLRGVFPMHCSANEGADGDVTLFFGLSGTGKTTLSADPRRRLIGDDEHCWTDRGVFNIEGGCYAKCIGLSAAAEPQIYDAIRYGSLLENVVYDEQTREPDYKDDSLTENTRACYPIEFIPNAKIPCVGGQPSNVIFLACDAYGVLPPVSKLSTAQARYHFLSGYTAKVAGTEVGVNDPTVTFSACFGAAFMVWHPTKYARLLAERLQAHDAQAWLVNTGWSGGAFGTGSRIKLAHTRAIIDAIHSGELAKAETTIEPQFGLEIPRHCPGVPDAILQPKNTWKSAEDYQRTANKLIAQFQANFAKYAEFADEEVRNAGPRASQTIAAS